One Nothobranchius furzeri strain GRZ-AD chromosome 7, NfurGRZ-RIMD1, whole genome shotgun sequence genomic window, CCAGAAATCCTGGGGTGGGTGACTTTGAAGACGGGGTTCCATTGAACCTCTGGGTGGGTAACTCTGAGGACTAGGTTGCAAGAACTCCTGGGGTGGGTAATCATGGGAATGGGGAGGTTTGAACTCATTGGCCATTGGTGTCTGAGGCTTCTGCAGTgggtaaccatggatttgattttCTCTGAACTTTCTGGGGGCGTGGCTTTGGTGTAGAGGCTCCTGGGGTGGGTAGCCATAGTGCTGGCGGGGACCAACGTCATGATCTCCAGGCTCTGGGAGCTGGTAACCATGGTATTGGTAATCATCACGGCGCCACATGGGCAGGTATCCTTGTTGGTGGGCCATGGATTTCAACTTTTGCAGATAAACACGCTGTTGGAGCTCCTGGAGCCACTTTGATAGAAGACCAAGCAGCTTCTCTTGGTTTTGCTCCTgttccagctgctgctgctgctggggacCATCAGGTGAGTAGCCAAGTTGCTTTATCAACTTAAGCAACTGAGACAATTGAAGAGACACTGGTTTGTGCTTGGGTGTGGCAGGAACCTGGGGTGGACATGTAAGCTGCTGGGGTTCTGGAGTGGGGCAAACAAACTCCAGAGGACCCTGGGTTGGGCAAACCAGCTTCTGGTTTCCATGGGGCAGACAGCTTCGTGGAAGCTGTGCCGAGTCATCTTCAGaatcttctgctgctgcttcctgtTGGGGTTCATTAGATGCCTGGTCTCCTGGGTCAGAAACATTTGAGGGCTTCTCTTTAGGAGGAGAAACAGATGGAGAAGCAGTGGAATTGTAGTCGTTTGTCCCGTTCGGTGTTAAGGCATCAACAGGTGGTACATCAGTGGGAGCGTTTGCAGCTTCATTTTCAGGATTCTCAGAAGATGATGTGTTGGTGGCTGTTAAAGAAAAATAATTAGTCTTTATAAAACCAGTCAACTCTGCAGTTTTAAGCAAAGCTTACCTTGTGATCGTCCAACAGCCAACAGAGACAATATTAGAAATCTGCACCATACAATGGAGTTAGTTACAGTTACAACTACCAATTTCTCTCAGTTTTAGTTTGATGTAATGTAGAAAATTTTAACACTCTTAAAACCATTAATTTGGGTTAATATACAGGTTTTTTCCAACATTTGGTTTAGCATTTCATACAGTTGACTAAATCTAATCAGGAATTGAGATTTGGACCATTTTAAAATAACGAGATTTTTCTCTCTTAATTCCAACTAAAATATTTGTGAAAACTTGCCTTAAGAGAAACGAGCTGGCTTCAGCCATAGTAAACGGCAAACTGATGGGAGAGAGCTCAGAGCATCAACTTTATCAACTGCCCTTGACCGCTCCTAATTGGAGCCAGCTGAGATGGTGAAGCCAGGTGTGGTGATTGTAAAACAAGAACCAAGACAAATATTCAGGAAATCCAAATATAGTTTTCAGTTTAAGTTTTTATTCTTTTTGACGAAACATGTCCGCAGACTAATGTCAAGATTTAgtaaatttaaaataaatgttaattgtttattaaatttgaaaaaaaaaaagtacagttTTTTTGTATTAAGGTAAGATGTCTTCCTGGGCTGCcatcttaccgtggtggaggggtagtGTCTCAGtggtcctaggagctaagttgtctgaggctttctgcctctggtagggtcacccatggcaaacaggtcctaggtgagggatcagacaaagagcagcccgaagacctcttatgatccatccattttctgaacccgctttgtccacacagggtcgcgggggggctggtgcctatctccagcggtcaatgggcaatcaggcgggatacacactggacagagagccagtccatcacagggcaacacagagacatacacacacacacacacgcacacacacacacacacacacacacacacacacacacacacacacacacacctaagaacaatttagaaagaccaattaacctaacagtcacgtttttggactgtgggaggaagctggagaacccggagagaacccacgcatgcacagggagaacatgcaaactccatgcagaaagatcccaggccgggaaggcaACACCtccaaccac contains:
- the LOC107383104 gene encoding uncharacterized protein, with translation MAEASSFLLRFLILSLLAVGRSQATNTSSSENPENEAANAPTDVPPVDALTPNGTNDYNSTASPSVSPPKEKPSNVSDPGDQASNEPQQEAAAEDSEDDSAQLPRSCLPHGNQKLVCPTQGPLEFVCPTPEPQQLTCPPQVPATPKHKPVSLQLSQLLKLIKQLGYSPDGPQQQQQLEQEQNQEKLLGLLSKWLQELQQRVYLQKLKSMAHQQGYLPMWRRDDYQYHGYQLPEPGDHDVGPRQHYGYPPQEPLHQSHAPRKFRENQIHGYPLQKPQTPMANEFKPPHSHDYPPQEFLQPSPQSYPPRGSMEPRLQSHPPQDFWDVPPQMYPQREFLQPHPYVYPALELWEHNPQEYPPQEFRPPQPTSLSPQEFHKPHQHGHPQVPTKPQMPHQHHKRSFKPLPSQIITRWPAYLPQKPYYITNLLRYQPKRPQNKPRLGNPPQMFYLKAK